One window of the Trifolium pratense cultivar HEN17-A07 linkage group LG2, ARS_RC_1.1, whole genome shotgun sequence genome contains the following:
- the LOC123908250 gene encoding protein transport protein SEC16B homolog isoform X2, translating to MASNPPFNMEDQTDEDFFDKLVEDDDDMGPVKSSHHDEGNDSDDAKAFANLSINDVDAAAATFENSDAGESGDEVKEELGIVKSDVSLVGGHDEQDGNSVMLSSSVEFDSKPDLSKEEIGTGSELTAVPAVGENNDVNNDVASSGIKEKGWNAFHADANDATGFGSYSDFFSELGDQSGDFPAISHDNLNSQASPVNEGQINGLNTSVDYLQYQQYQGVQGYDTSFVNHTDKQGDSLNTSVNYVQHQEGVAYDASANQHSNGQDLSSSQNWEDLYPGWKYDHTTGQWYQIDGYNATATSQQTSEANAAVDWAAASDGKTEISYLQQTAQSAAGTLAETGTIESVSSWNQVSQANNGYPEHMVFDPQYPGWYYDTIAQEWRSLETYNSSVQSSVHGLENGHTSTSTSFPLNDNNSLYSEYSQTGNYGSQGVGSQAVNGTWSGSYGVNQQQGFDMYTTDATTKIGNNRASGGNQQVNHSYGSNVSGSTDQVNTSSSFGSVPLYNKAHGLANGTFEPKTFIPREDISQQFNYSNTKFDEQKQFSNVFAENQNSHSYSQQSIQGGHQYPYAPHAGRSSAGRPSHALVTFGFGGKLIIMKDPSALSASFGSQDSVQGSISVLNLMEAVTGSQNSSTVGNASGDYFRALGQQSFPGPLVGGSFGNKELYKWLDERIARCESPDMDYKKGERLRLLLSLLKIACQHYGKLRSPFGTDTILKENDAPESAVAKLFASAKVSGTEFTQYGMPSHCLQSFPSEEQMRAMASEVQHLLVSGKKMEALQCAQEGQLWGPALVLASQLGEQFYVDTVKQMALRQLVAGSPLRTLCLLIAGQPAEVFSTETSISGHPPSAFNMPQQSEQVGSNGMLDDWEENLAVITANRTKGDELVITHLGDCLWKEKKEITAAHICYLVAEANFESYSDSARLCLIGADHWKCPRTYASPEAIQRTELYEYSKLLGNSQFVLHSFQPYKLIYAYMLAEVGKVSDSLKYCQAVLKSLKTGRAPEVETWKQMVLSLEERIKTHQQGGYAANLAPAKLVGKLLNFFDSTAYRVVGGLPPPAPSSSQGTVPGSEQHYQHMAPRVSTSQSTMTMSSLVPSASMEPISEWTADNNRMAKPNRSVSEPDIGRTPRQETTSPDAQGKAQVSGGASRISRFGFGSQLLQKTMGLVMRPRSGKQAKLGEKNKFYYDEKLKRWVEEGAEIPAEEAALPPPPPTTAAFQNGSAEYNLKSALKTEGLTPNEFSTTRTSSPELSPGMPPIPPSSNQFSARSRMGVRSRYVDTFNKNSGSSPNLFHSPSVPSVKPALPANAKFFVPAPVPSSNEQNMEAIAESNLENSAANEDPSTSSTNDWSYQSPKPAQTMPMQRFPSAGNISKQGQPDGNNSHFANSRRTASWSGSFNDSFSPPKMGENKPPGEALGMPPSTFMPNPSLMRPPMRSGSFGEDLQEVEL from the exons ATGGCTTCAAATCCTCCATTCAATATGGAGGATCAGACGGATGAGGATTTTTTTGATAAACTTGTtgaggatgatgatgatatgGGGCCTGTTAAATCTAGTCATCATGATGAAGGGAATGATTCCGATGATGCAAAAGCGTTTGCGAATCTGAGTATAAATGATGTtgatgctgctgctgctacaTTTGAGAATTCTGATGCTGGTGAAAGTGGGGATGAAGTCAAAGAGGAATTGGGTATTGTGAAATCTGATGTGAGTTTGGTTGGTGGACATGATGAGCAAGATGGAAATTCGGTGATGTTATCTAGTTCCGTTGAGTTTGATAGTAAGCCGGATCTCAGTAAGGAAGAAATTGGGACGGGATCCGAGCTCACGGCAGTGCCGGCTGTTGGCGAGAACAATGATGTAAACAATGATGTCGCTAGTtcagggattaaggagaagggTTGGAATGCTTTTCATGCTGATGCAAATGATGCCACTGGGTTTGGATCATATTCTGACTTTTTCAGTGAGTTAGGAGATCAATCCGGGGATTTCCCGGCAATTTCACACGATAATTTAAATAGTCAGGCGAGTCCTGTTAATGAAGGTCAAATTAATGGCTTAAATACTTCGGTGGATTACCTGCAATATCAGCAATATCAAGGTGTTCAAGGTTATGATACGTCTTTTGTAAATCACACGGACAAGCAAGGTGACAGCTTAAATACTTCAGTCAATTATGTGCAACATCAAGAGGGTGTAGCTTATGATGCATCTGCAAACCAACACAGTAATGGACAAGATCTGAGTAGTAGTCAGAATTGGGAGGATCTTTATCCTGGCTGGAAGTATGACCATACCACTGGGCAATGGTATCAAATAGATGGCTACAATGCAACAGCAACTAGTCAGCAAACCTCTGAAGCTAATGCAGCTGTAGATTGGGCTGCTGCTTCTGATGGAAAAACGGAGATCTCTTATTTGCAACAAACTGCCCAGTCTGCTGCTGGAACTTTGGCAGAAACAGGCACAATTGAAAGTGTATCTAGCTGGAATCAAGTTTCACAAGCAAATAATGGGTACCCGGAACATATGGTTTTTGATCCTCAATATCCTGGTTGGTACTATGACACCATTGCCCAAGAATGGCGCTCATTGGAAACATACAATTCATCTGTCCAGTCTTCTGTTCATGGACTTGAAAATGGGCATACTTCTACCAGTACTTCCTTCCCCCTTAATGATAATAACAGTTTGTATAGTGAGTATAGCCAAACTGGTAATTATGGATCACAGGGTGTTGGCAGTCAGGCTGTAAATGGTACCTGGAGTGGTTCGTATGGTGTTAACCAGCAGCAGGGTTTTGACATGTACACGACTGATGCTACCACTAAAATAGGGAATAATAGAGCTTCTGGTGGTAACCAGCAAGTTAACCATTCGTATGGTTCAAATGTGTCTGGGAGCACTGATCAAGTAAATACTTCTAGTTCCTTTGGATCAGTTCCATTATACAATAAAGCTCATGGTTTGGCTAATGGCACTTTTGAGCCAAAAACATTTATCCCTCGTGAGGACATTAGTCAACAGTTTAATTATTCAAACACAAAGTTTGACGAACAAAAACAATTCTCAAATGTTTTTGCTGAAAATCAGAACTCCCATAGTTATTCTCAGCAATCAATCCAGGGTGGACATCAATATCCTTATGCCCCTCATGCTGGAAGATCATCCGCTGGACGTCCTTCTCATGCCCTTGTAACATTTGGATTTGGTGGAAAACTCATCATAATGAAAGATCCAAGTGCTTTGAGTGCATCATTTGGAAGCCAG gATTCTGTACAAGGTTCTATTTCTGTGTTGAACTTGATGGAAGCTGTCACCGGAAGCCAAAATTCTTCGACTGTTGGAAATGCTAGTGGTGATTATTTTCGCGCTCTAGGCCAGCAATCTTTCCCAGGTCCATTGGTTGGCGGTAGTTTTGGAAATAAGGAACTCTACAAATGGTTAGATGAGAGGATTGCACGCTGTGAGTCACCTGATATGGATTATAAGAAAGGTGAAAGGTTGAGACTCCTCCTCTCCTTGCTTAAAATAGCTTGTCAGCATTATGGAAAACTGCGTTCTCCTTTTGGTACAGACACCATACTAAAA GAAAATGATGCTCCTGAGTCAGCAGTTGCAAAACTTTTTGCATCTGCCAAAGTGAGTGGCACAGAGTTCACTCAGTATGGGATGCCAAGTCATTGCTTGCAAAGTTTTCCTTCTGAAGAACAAATGAGG gCAATGGCTTCTGAGGTACAACATCTTCTTGTCTCTGGCAAAAAGATGGAGGCTTTACAGTGTGCACAAGAAGGACAATTGTGGGGACCTGCACTTGTTCTTGCTTCACAACTTGGTGAGCAG TTCTATGTTGATACAGTAAAACAAATGGCACTTCGCCAGTTGGTTGCGGGGTCACCTCTGCGCACATTATGCCTTTTAATCGCTGGGCAACCAGCAGAAGTATTCTCTACTGAAACCTCAATTAGTGGGCATCCTCCTAGTGCTTTCAATATGCCTCAGCAGTCTGAACAG GTTGGATCTAATGGTATGCTTGATGATTGGGAAGAAAATTTGGCTGTAATAACTGCAAACAGAACCAAAGGTGACGAACTTGTAATTACTCACCTTGGTGATTGCTTGTGGAAGGAAAAAAAGGAG ATTACTGCTGCACACATCTGCTATTTAGTTGCTGAAGCAAACTTTGAGTCATACTCGGACAGTGCAAGACTTTGCTTAATAGGAGCAGATCACTGGAAATGTCCTCGAACTTACGCTAGTCCAGAAGCTATTCAG AGAACCGAGTTATATGAATACTCAAAGCTGCTTGGAAATTCTCAGTTTGTTTTGCATTCGTTTCAACCATATAAGCTTATATATGCATATATGCTAGCTGAAGTGGGAAAGGTTTCAGACTCATTGAA GTACTGCCAAGCAGTACTAAAATCCTTGAAAACTGGCCGTGCTCCGGAAGTAGAAACGTGGAAACAGATGGTATTATCTCTTGAGGAGAGAATTAAGACCCACCAACAG GGTGGATATGCTGCAAATTTAGCTCCTGCAAAATTAGTTGGCAAATTGCTCAATTTTTTTGATAGCACTGCATATCGAGTTGTTGGTGGTTTACCACCACCGGCTCCATCATCTTCACAAGGAACCGTTCCTGGAAGTGAACAACATTACCAACATATGGCACCAAGAGTATCCACTAGCCAGTCAACAATGACCATGTCATCTTTAGTTCCATCTGCTTCGATGGAACCCATAAGTGAGTGGACAGCTGATAACAATAGAATGGCAAAGCCTAACAGAAGTGTTTCAGAGCCAGATATTGGTAGAACCCCAAGACAG GAAACGACATCGCCTGATGCACAAGGAAAAGCTCAGGTATCAGGGGGTGCATCACGCATTTCTCGTTTTGGTTTTGGCTCACAACTTCTGCAAAAAACAATGGGGCTAGTCATGAGACCTCGCTCTGGAAAACAG GCTAAATTGGGTGAGAAAAACAAGTTCTATTATGATGAAAAGCTGAAGAGATGGGTGGAAGAAGGTGCTGAAATTCCAGCCGAAGAAGCTGCTCTGCCACCACCACCTCCGACAACTGCTGCTTTCCAGAATGGGTCAGCTGAGTACAACTTGAAATCTGCATTGAAGACAGAAGGATTGACTCCGAATGAGTTCTCAACCACAAGAACTTCAAGTCCTGAACTTAGTCCAGGGATGCCACCAATACCACCTAGCTCAAATCAATTCTCTGCTCGCAGTCGCATGGGTGTTCGATCAAG ATATGTTGACACTTTCAACAAAAATAGTGGAAGCTCTCCAAACTTGTTTCACTCCCCCTCTGTTCCATCTGTGAAACCCGCCCTTCCTGCCAATGCAAAGTTTTTTGTTCCAGCTCCTGTACCATCATCGAATGAGCAGAACATGGAGGCTATTGCCGAAAGCAACCTAGAAAATAGTGCAGCTAATGAAGATCCTTCTACATCTTCCACAAATGATTGGTCATACCAATCTCCGAAACCTGCACAAACAATGCCCATGCAAAGGTTTCCAAGTGCCGGTAACATCTCAAAACAGGGGCAGCCAGATGGCAATAACTCTCATTTTGCCAATTCTCGTCGAACAGCTTCTTGGAGCGGAAGTTTTAATGATTCATTTAGCCCTCCAAAAATGGGTGAAAATAAGCCTCCAGGGGAAGCTTTGGGCATGCCGCCATCAACATTTATGCCTAATCCATCATTAATGCGACCGCCTATGAGAAGTGGCAGTTTTGGTGAAGATCTTCAAGAGGTTGAACTATGA
- the LOC123908421 gene encoding 40S ribosomal protein S30: protein MGKVHGSLARAGKVRGQTPKVAKQDKKKKPRGRAHKRMQYNRRFVTAVVGFGKKRGPNSSEK from the exons ATGG GTAAGGTTCACGGTTCACTTGCTCGTGCCGGAAAAGTGAGAGGCCAAACACCAAAGGTGGCCAAGCAGGACAAGAAGAAGAAGCCCCGTGGTCGCGCTCACAAGCGTATGCAGTACAATCGCCGATTCGTCACTGCCG TTGTGGGATTCGGCAAGAAGAGAGGACCAAACTCATCTGAGAAGTAA
- the LOC123908250 gene encoding protein transport protein SEC16B homolog isoform X1, protein MASNPPFNMEDQTDEDFFDKLVEDDDDMGPVKSSHHDEGNDSDDAKAFANLSINDVDAAAATFENSDAGESGDEVKEELGIVKSDVSLVGGHDEQDGNSVMLSSSVEFDSKPDLSKEEIGTGSELTAVPAVGENNDVNNDVASSGIKEKGWNAFHADANDATGFGSYSDFFSELGDQSGDFPAISHDNLNSQASPVNEGQINGLNTSVDYLQYQQYQGVQGYDTSFVNHTDKQGDSLNTSVNYVQHQEGVAYDASANQHSNGQDLSSSQNWEDLYPGWKYDHTTGQWYQIDGYNATATSQQTSEANAAVDWAAASDGKTEISYLQQTAQSAAGTLAETGTIESVSSWNQVSQANNGYPEHMVFDPQYPGWYYDTIAQEWRSLETYNSSVQSSVHGLENGHTSTSTSFPLNDNNSLYSEYSQTGNYGSQGVGSQAVNGTWSGSYGVNQQQGFDMYTTDATTKIGNNRASGGNQQVNHSYGSNVSGSTDQVNTSSSFGSVPLYNKAHGLANGTFEPKTFIPREDISQQFNYSNTKFDEQKQFSNVFAENQNSHSYSQQSIQGGHQYPYAPHAGRSSAGRPSHALVTFGFGGKLIIMKDPSALSASFGSQDSVQGSISVLNLMEAVTGSQNSSTVGNASGDYFRALGQQSFPGPLVGGSFGNKELYKWLDERIARCESPDMDYKKGERLRLLLSLLKIACQHYGKLRSPFGTDTILKENDAPESAVAKLFASAKVSGTEFTQYGMPSHCLQSFPSEEQMRAMASEVQHLLVSGKKMEALQCAQEGQLWGPALVLASQLGEQFYVDTVKQMALRQLVAGSPLRTLCLLIAGQPAEVFSTETSISGHPPSAFNMPQQSEQVGSNGMLDDWEENLAVITANRTKGDELVITHLGDCLWKEKKEITAAHICYLVAEANFESYSDSARLCLIGADHWKCPRTYASPEAIQRTELYEYSKLLGNSQFVLHSFQPYKLIYAYMLAEVGKVSDSLKYCQAVLKSLKTGRAPEVETWKQMVLSLEERIKTHQQGGYAANLAPAKLVGKLLNFFDSTAYRVVGGLPPPAPSSSQGTVPGSEQHYQHMAPRVSTSQSTMTMSSLVPSASMEPISEWTADNNRMAKPNRSVSEPDIGRTPRQETTSPDAQGKAQVSGGASRISRFGFGSQLLQKTMGLVMRPRSGKQVSLIVVYSSVLFSLLSQLYYRVLIVPIHLVHILLYRKAKLGEKNKFYYDEKLKRWVEEGAEIPAEEAALPPPPPTTAAFQNGSAEYNLKSALKTEGLTPNEFSTTRTSSPELSPGMPPIPPSSNQFSARSRMGVRSRYVDTFNKNSGSSPNLFHSPSVPSVKPALPANAKFFVPAPVPSSNEQNMEAIAESNLENSAANEDPSTSSTNDWSYQSPKPAQTMPMQRFPSAGNISKQGQPDGNNSHFANSRRTASWSGSFNDSFSPPKMGENKPPGEALGMPPSTFMPNPSLMRPPMRSGSFGEDLQEVEL, encoded by the exons ATGGCTTCAAATCCTCCATTCAATATGGAGGATCAGACGGATGAGGATTTTTTTGATAAACTTGTtgaggatgatgatgatatgGGGCCTGTTAAATCTAGTCATCATGATGAAGGGAATGATTCCGATGATGCAAAAGCGTTTGCGAATCTGAGTATAAATGATGTtgatgctgctgctgctacaTTTGAGAATTCTGATGCTGGTGAAAGTGGGGATGAAGTCAAAGAGGAATTGGGTATTGTGAAATCTGATGTGAGTTTGGTTGGTGGACATGATGAGCAAGATGGAAATTCGGTGATGTTATCTAGTTCCGTTGAGTTTGATAGTAAGCCGGATCTCAGTAAGGAAGAAATTGGGACGGGATCCGAGCTCACGGCAGTGCCGGCTGTTGGCGAGAACAATGATGTAAACAATGATGTCGCTAGTtcagggattaaggagaagggTTGGAATGCTTTTCATGCTGATGCAAATGATGCCACTGGGTTTGGATCATATTCTGACTTTTTCAGTGAGTTAGGAGATCAATCCGGGGATTTCCCGGCAATTTCACACGATAATTTAAATAGTCAGGCGAGTCCTGTTAATGAAGGTCAAATTAATGGCTTAAATACTTCGGTGGATTACCTGCAATATCAGCAATATCAAGGTGTTCAAGGTTATGATACGTCTTTTGTAAATCACACGGACAAGCAAGGTGACAGCTTAAATACTTCAGTCAATTATGTGCAACATCAAGAGGGTGTAGCTTATGATGCATCTGCAAACCAACACAGTAATGGACAAGATCTGAGTAGTAGTCAGAATTGGGAGGATCTTTATCCTGGCTGGAAGTATGACCATACCACTGGGCAATGGTATCAAATAGATGGCTACAATGCAACAGCAACTAGTCAGCAAACCTCTGAAGCTAATGCAGCTGTAGATTGGGCTGCTGCTTCTGATGGAAAAACGGAGATCTCTTATTTGCAACAAACTGCCCAGTCTGCTGCTGGAACTTTGGCAGAAACAGGCACAATTGAAAGTGTATCTAGCTGGAATCAAGTTTCACAAGCAAATAATGGGTACCCGGAACATATGGTTTTTGATCCTCAATATCCTGGTTGGTACTATGACACCATTGCCCAAGAATGGCGCTCATTGGAAACATACAATTCATCTGTCCAGTCTTCTGTTCATGGACTTGAAAATGGGCATACTTCTACCAGTACTTCCTTCCCCCTTAATGATAATAACAGTTTGTATAGTGAGTATAGCCAAACTGGTAATTATGGATCACAGGGTGTTGGCAGTCAGGCTGTAAATGGTACCTGGAGTGGTTCGTATGGTGTTAACCAGCAGCAGGGTTTTGACATGTACACGACTGATGCTACCACTAAAATAGGGAATAATAGAGCTTCTGGTGGTAACCAGCAAGTTAACCATTCGTATGGTTCAAATGTGTCTGGGAGCACTGATCAAGTAAATACTTCTAGTTCCTTTGGATCAGTTCCATTATACAATAAAGCTCATGGTTTGGCTAATGGCACTTTTGAGCCAAAAACATTTATCCCTCGTGAGGACATTAGTCAACAGTTTAATTATTCAAACACAAAGTTTGACGAACAAAAACAATTCTCAAATGTTTTTGCTGAAAATCAGAACTCCCATAGTTATTCTCAGCAATCAATCCAGGGTGGACATCAATATCCTTATGCCCCTCATGCTGGAAGATCATCCGCTGGACGTCCTTCTCATGCCCTTGTAACATTTGGATTTGGTGGAAAACTCATCATAATGAAAGATCCAAGTGCTTTGAGTGCATCATTTGGAAGCCAG gATTCTGTACAAGGTTCTATTTCTGTGTTGAACTTGATGGAAGCTGTCACCGGAAGCCAAAATTCTTCGACTGTTGGAAATGCTAGTGGTGATTATTTTCGCGCTCTAGGCCAGCAATCTTTCCCAGGTCCATTGGTTGGCGGTAGTTTTGGAAATAAGGAACTCTACAAATGGTTAGATGAGAGGATTGCACGCTGTGAGTCACCTGATATGGATTATAAGAAAGGTGAAAGGTTGAGACTCCTCCTCTCCTTGCTTAAAATAGCTTGTCAGCATTATGGAAAACTGCGTTCTCCTTTTGGTACAGACACCATACTAAAA GAAAATGATGCTCCTGAGTCAGCAGTTGCAAAACTTTTTGCATCTGCCAAAGTGAGTGGCACAGAGTTCACTCAGTATGGGATGCCAAGTCATTGCTTGCAAAGTTTTCCTTCTGAAGAACAAATGAGG gCAATGGCTTCTGAGGTACAACATCTTCTTGTCTCTGGCAAAAAGATGGAGGCTTTACAGTGTGCACAAGAAGGACAATTGTGGGGACCTGCACTTGTTCTTGCTTCACAACTTGGTGAGCAG TTCTATGTTGATACAGTAAAACAAATGGCACTTCGCCAGTTGGTTGCGGGGTCACCTCTGCGCACATTATGCCTTTTAATCGCTGGGCAACCAGCAGAAGTATTCTCTACTGAAACCTCAATTAGTGGGCATCCTCCTAGTGCTTTCAATATGCCTCAGCAGTCTGAACAG GTTGGATCTAATGGTATGCTTGATGATTGGGAAGAAAATTTGGCTGTAATAACTGCAAACAGAACCAAAGGTGACGAACTTGTAATTACTCACCTTGGTGATTGCTTGTGGAAGGAAAAAAAGGAG ATTACTGCTGCACACATCTGCTATTTAGTTGCTGAAGCAAACTTTGAGTCATACTCGGACAGTGCAAGACTTTGCTTAATAGGAGCAGATCACTGGAAATGTCCTCGAACTTACGCTAGTCCAGAAGCTATTCAG AGAACCGAGTTATATGAATACTCAAAGCTGCTTGGAAATTCTCAGTTTGTTTTGCATTCGTTTCAACCATATAAGCTTATATATGCATATATGCTAGCTGAAGTGGGAAAGGTTTCAGACTCATTGAA GTACTGCCAAGCAGTACTAAAATCCTTGAAAACTGGCCGTGCTCCGGAAGTAGAAACGTGGAAACAGATGGTATTATCTCTTGAGGAGAGAATTAAGACCCACCAACAG GGTGGATATGCTGCAAATTTAGCTCCTGCAAAATTAGTTGGCAAATTGCTCAATTTTTTTGATAGCACTGCATATCGAGTTGTTGGTGGTTTACCACCACCGGCTCCATCATCTTCACAAGGAACCGTTCCTGGAAGTGAACAACATTACCAACATATGGCACCAAGAGTATCCACTAGCCAGTCAACAATGACCATGTCATCTTTAGTTCCATCTGCTTCGATGGAACCCATAAGTGAGTGGACAGCTGATAACAATAGAATGGCAAAGCCTAACAGAAGTGTTTCAGAGCCAGATATTGGTAGAACCCCAAGACAG GAAACGACATCGCCTGATGCACAAGGAAAAGCTCAGGTATCAGGGGGTGCATCACGCATTTCTCGTTTTGGTTTTGGCTCACAACTTCTGCAAAAAACAATGGGGCTAGTCATGAGACCTCGCTCTGGAAAACAGGTATCATTAATTGTTGTATACAGTTctgttttattttctcttttatctCAATTGTACTACCGAGTTCTGATTGTGCCCATTCATTTGGTTCATATTCTGCTCTATCGCAAGGCTAAATTGGGTGAGAAAAACAAGTTCTATTATGATGAAAAGCTGAAGAGATGGGTGGAAGAAGGTGCTGAAATTCCAGCCGAAGAAGCTGCTCTGCCACCACCACCTCCGACAACTGCTGCTTTCCAGAATGGGTCAGCTGAGTACAACTTGAAATCTGCATTGAAGACAGAAGGATTGACTCCGAATGAGTTCTCAACCACAAGAACTTCAAGTCCTGAACTTAGTCCAGGGATGCCACCAATACCACCTAGCTCAAATCAATTCTCTGCTCGCAGTCGCATGGGTGTTCGATCAAG ATATGTTGACACTTTCAACAAAAATAGTGGAAGCTCTCCAAACTTGTTTCACTCCCCCTCTGTTCCATCTGTGAAACCCGCCCTTCCTGCCAATGCAAAGTTTTTTGTTCCAGCTCCTGTACCATCATCGAATGAGCAGAACATGGAGGCTATTGCCGAAAGCAACCTAGAAAATAGTGCAGCTAATGAAGATCCTTCTACATCTTCCACAAATGATTGGTCATACCAATCTCCGAAACCTGCACAAACAATGCCCATGCAAAGGTTTCCAAGTGCCGGTAACATCTCAAAACAGGGGCAGCCAGATGGCAATAACTCTCATTTTGCCAATTCTCGTCGAACAGCTTCTTGGAGCGGAAGTTTTAATGATTCATTTAGCCCTCCAAAAATGGGTGAAAATAAGCCTCCAGGGGAAGCTTTGGGCATGCCGCCATCAACATTTATGCCTAATCCATCATTAATGCGACCGCCTATGAGAAGTGGCAGTTTTGGTGAAGATCTTCAAGAGGTTGAACTATGA
- the LOC123908601 gene encoding probable pectinesterase 68, whose amino-acid sequence MQHSIMAKTTLFYSLQLLLIFTCMLLNAGIVTLGARHHHRTTFNYLSSSNSSKQQWIEPIGNRVITVDINGGGQFQSVQDAVNAVPDNNIMNVLIQISAGCYKEKVEVPATKPYITFQGEGREVTVIEWHDRASDPGPNGQQLRTYRTASVTVLANYFSAKNITFKNTAPAPMPGMEGWQAVAFRISGDKAYFSGCGFHGAQDTLCDDAGRHYFKECYIEGSIDFIFGNGRSMYKDCELHSIATRFGSIAAHDRNYPYEKTGFAFVRCKVTGTGQLYVGRAMGQYSRIVYAYTYFDNIVAPGGWDDWDHANNKNKTVFFGVYKCWGPGAVAVRGVSWAQELDFKSAHPFIRKSFVNGRHWIAPNDA is encoded by the exons atGCAACATTCTATAATGGCTAAGACTACTCTTTTCTATTCGTTGCAATTGCTTTTGATTTTCACTTGCATGTTGTTAAATGCAGGAATTGTGACATTAGGTGCACGCCATCATCACCGCACTACCTTCAACTatttatcttcttcaaattcCTCCAAGCAACAATGGATTGAACCTATCGGTAACCGTGTAATAACGGTTGATATTAATGGTGGAGGCCAGTTCCAGTCCGTCCAGGATGCCGTCAATGCTGTCCCGGACAACAATATAATGAATGTGCTTATTCAAATAAGCGCCGGATGCTACAA AGAGAAGGTGGAGGTTCCCGCGACGAAACCATACATAACATTTCAAGGAGAGGGAAGGGAAGTGACTGTAATAGAATGGCATGATAGAGCTTCTGATCCTGGTCCCAATGGACAACAGCTTCGTACTTATCGAACTGCTTCTGTTACTGTCTTAGCCAACTATTTCTCTGCTAAGAATATCACCTTCAAG AATACAGCTCCGGCACCAATGCCAGGGATGGAAGGATGGCAAGCGGTTGCATTTCGAATATCAGGAGACAAAGCATACTTTTCCGGCTGTGGCTTCCACGGCGCACAAGACACACTTTGTGATGATGCTGGTAGGCATTATTTCAAGGAATGCTACATTGAGGGCTCCATTGATTTCATTTTTGGAAATGGCAGATCCATGTACAAG GATTGCGAGCTACATTCAATAGCAACAAGGTTCGGATCGATAGCAGCCCACGATAGGAATTACCCATATGAAAAGACAGGATTTGCATTCGTACGATGCAAAGTGACAGGTACAGGCCAACTATATGTGGGTCGTGCAATGGGCCAATACTCGAGAATAGTCTATGCATACACATACTTCGATAATATAGTTGCACCCGGCGGTTGGGACGATTGGGACCATgccaacaacaaaaacaa GACTGTGTTCTTTGGAGTGTACAAGTGTTGGGGACCAGGAGCAGTGGCAGTACGTGGGGTGTCATGGGCCCAAGAGTTGGATTTTAAATCTGCACATCCATTTATTAGGAAGAGCTTTGTCAATGGGAGACATTGGATTGCACCAAATGATGCTTAG